Proteins co-encoded in one Candidatus Hydrogenedentota bacterium genomic window:
- a CDS encoding alpha/beta hydrolase, protein MYRLHSILRYMLALAIMTGAVHADFRTNINFGEALLRTTPAPPGYKSARDAAHAVRKGRVAHAAVPEGIPDNVLVEEDVPYASRENSSLRADVYRPRNTTDPSPILVFVHGGAWDHGNEDSFRAWGIHYAQRGYVAVAITYSLVQVAPYPTALNDVREAFRWAQSQAGNWKADPSRMAIVGQSAGAHLALMAAYQPDSAPRVQAVVNFYGPADLTDKPLRTSKAVRKFLGGRRYSRAEDRYREASPMTHTSPQCPPTLIFHGTVDSRVPVSQSDRLADTLQRNNVPYLYDRIEGWHHAMDLYAEVNAHCLSVMDLFLDTLLRGEKP, encoded by the coding sequence ATGTACCGGCTGCATTCTATATTGCGGTACATGCTCGCGCTGGCCATTATGACCGGAGCGGTACACGCCGATTTCCGCACCAACATCAACTTCGGCGAAGCCCTGCTCCGTACGACACCAGCCCCTCCCGGTTATAAAAGCGCCCGCGATGCAGCACACGCCGTCCGCAAGGGACGTGTTGCGCACGCTGCCGTCCCGGAAGGCATACCTGACAACGTCCTCGTCGAAGAAGACGTCCCGTATGCGTCTCGTGAAAACAGCAGCCTTCGCGCCGACGTGTATCGTCCTCGCAACACAACGGACCCTTCTCCCATACTCGTCTTCGTTCACGGCGGCGCGTGGGACCACGGCAACGAGGATTCATTCCGCGCGTGGGGCATCCACTACGCCCAACGCGGTTACGTCGCGGTGGCTATCACCTACAGCCTCGTCCAAGTGGCGCCCTATCCCACGGCGCTAAACGATGTGCGCGAGGCGTTTCGTTGGGCGCAATCTCAGGCAGGCAACTGGAAGGCAGACCCGTCTCGCATGGCCATTGTCGGACAATCGGCCGGGGCGCACCTGGCCCTGATGGCCGCATACCAGCCCGACAGCGCGCCGCGCGTACAGGCCGTCGTCAACTTCTACGGCCCCGCCGATTTAACCGACAAACCCTTGCGAACGTCGAAAGCCGTCCGTAAGTTTCTGGGAGGCAGACGCTACAGCCGCGCGGAGGATCGTTACCGCGAAGCATCGCCCATGACCCACACGTCCCCGCAATGTCCACCCACCCTGATCTTCCACGGCACGGTCGACTCGCGCGTGCCCGTCTCGCAATCGGACCGATTGGCCGATACCTTGCAGCGCAACAACGTTCCCTATCTCTATGACCGCATCGAAGGCTGGCATCATGCGATGGACTTGTACGCCGAAGTCAACGCGCACTGCCTGTCGGTAATGGACCTGTTTCTGGATACGTTGCTTCGCGGTGAGAAGCCGTAA